The Ascaphus truei isolate aAscTru1 chromosome 3, aAscTru1.hap1, whole genome shotgun sequence genome includes a region encoding these proteins:
- the MORC3 gene encoding MORC family CW-type zinc finger protein 3 isoform X1 codes for MAGGRGHATPPGSPAPEAGRILLCLLWFLYISRKMAAPRAEGIRLSALCPKFLHTNSTSHTWPFSAIAELIDNAYDPDVNAKQLWIDKTIIKSRTCLTFTDNGNGMNQDKLHKMLSFGFSNKVAVNGHVPVGLYGNGFKSGSMRLGRDTIVLTKNDSGMHVGMLSQSFLEKIGAEHVIVPIISFNKQRQLVKTADSEANLTAILENSLLTSEKELLVELDAIIGKKGTRIIIWHLRTDTRGCTEFDFEKEKYDIRIPDEPDETGKRGYKKQERVDQDAPDSDYSLRAYCSILYLKPRMQIIIRGQKVQTQLVSKSLAYIEKDVYRPKCLGSKTVKITFGYNCKNKDHYGMMMYHKNRLIKAYERVGCQQKANNMGLGVVGVIECNFLKPTHNKQNFDYTNDYRRTMTVLGQKLNDYFNEMKVKKNTDPQNLPVEDLKKNPDQNWVQCDSCLKWRKLPDGMGKLPTKWYCNMNADPQFRDCSVPEEPEDDDEITHSTYEKTYKKRKAEQHQPFEKPTILFTPPSKELQAMLRPPESFLKSYNIPNGSGTNFGKNSYDRSKRRLSNEQTHVAFKKPKFSESESIEVTDFNFGEEEDVIILEESSTPRNPRTEYDLENVKSERDSPLPMEISFDANEAADRATSGATAAVGTQTERRCLTVKKEEDTTNDSDWQENRLEASTYSNGIGGEARSQSNNLQSPARTTEQDKEHSKKNGDRPSGMLKRLNEAVTDMRHKDVKKEASHQMTQTDANPSNINGDSQKQLVGQYEQALKEINKLRVQCKTLEKLKSESGTCTTQKDDDNSSSEVDEIAVQLDGVFRQLDACCTERDQYKSEIEQLKEEKIQLRFKHEQLETEVGQLKLMVEEMTRKEGASTYSMMADASTSEDESLKLRTLRVNVAQLLTTLMPDLDLQQIDYDVDVIDEILGQVLEQARETSQGT; via the exons CTGTGCCCCAAGTTCTTGCATACGAATTCCACAAGTCACACCTGGCCTTTCAGTGCAATTGCTGAACTTATAg ATAATGCCTATGACCCTGATGTCAATGCTAAGCAACTCTGGATTGACAAAACGATCATAAAATCCCGAACATGCCTGACATTTACAGACAATGGCAATGGCATGAATCAAGATAAACTGCATAAGATGCTCAG TTTTGGATTCAGTAATAAAGTTGCAGTGAACGGCCATGTTCCTGTTGGGCTTTACGGAAATGGATTTAAATCTGGATCAATGCGACTGGGGAGAGATACAATTGTGCTCACGAAAAATGACTCTGGCATGCATGTGGGTATGTTGTCTCAGTCCTTCCTGGAGAAAATCGGAGCAGAGCATGTCATCGTCCCAATAATATCATTCAACAAGCAAA GACAGTTGGTAAAGACGGCAGATTCAGAAGCTAATTTGACGGCAATTTTAGAAAACTCTCTGCTAACCAGTGAAAAAGAACTGTTGGTTGAACTTGATGCCATCATTGGCAAGAAAGGAACAAGAATAATTATCTGGCATTTACGAAC GGACACGCGTGGATGTACAGAATTTGATTTTGAGAAAGAGAAGTATGATATCCGAATTCCCGATGAGCCTGATGAAACTGGGAAGAGAGGATATAAAAAACAGGAAAGGGTTGACCAGGATGCACCCGACAGTGATTATTCACTGAGA gcTTACTGTAGCATTTTGTATTTAAAGCCCCGGATGCAGATTATTATAAGAGGACAAAAGGTTCAAACACAGCTTGTATCTAAAAGCCTTGCATATATTGAAAAAGATGTTTACAGACCCAAATGTTTGGGA TCTAAAACCGTGAAAATCACATTTGGATATAACTGTAAAAACAAAGATCATTACGGAATGATGATGTACCATAAAAACAGACTCATCAAGGCTTACGAACGAGTTGGCTGTCAGCAAAAG GCTAACAATATGGGACTTGGAGTTGTTGGAGTTATTGAGTGCAATTTTCTAAAGCCAACTCATAATAAGCAGAATTTTGATTATACAAATGATTACAG ACGTACCATGACTGTATTAGGACAAAAGCTTAATGATTATTTTAATGAAATGAAAGTAAAGAAAAATACAGACCCCCAAAACCTTCCTGTAGAAGATTTAAA AAAGAACCCCGACCAGAACTGGGTCCAGTGTGACAGTTGTCTAAAGTGGAGAAAGCTTCCGGATGGAATGGGAAAGCTGCCTACAAAGTGGTACTGTAACATGAACGCTGACCCACAATTcag AGATTGTTCAGTACCAGAAGAGCCAGAAGACGATGATGAAATTACACACTCCACATATGAGAAAACGTATAAGAAAAG AAAAGCTGAACAACATCAG CCCTTTGAAAAACCTACAATTCTCTTTACTCCCCCAAGTAAAGAATTGCAAGCAATGCTGAGGCCACCGGAGAGTTTTTTGAAGTCGTACAACATCCCGAATGGCTCGGGGACAAATTTTGGAAAGAACTCCTATGACAG AAGCAAACGTCGGCTTTCTAACGAGCAAACCCATGTAGCTTTTAAGAAGCCAAAGTTTAGTGAATCGGAGAGTATTGAGGTCACAGATTTTAATttcggggaggaggaggatgttATTATCCTTGAAGAGAGCAGCACACCCAGAAATCCCAGGACTGAGTACGACCTGGAGAACGTTAAAAGTGAAAGGGATAGTCCTCTTCCCATGGAGATTAGTTTTGATGCCAACGAGGCAGCTGATCGGGCGACTTCAGGAGCGACAGCTGCAGTCGGGACCCAAACCGAAAGGAGATGTTTAACTGTTAAAAAGGAAGAAGATACaactaatgacagtgactggCAAGAAAACCGGCTGGAGGCCAGTACTTACAGCAATGGAATAGGAGGAGAGGCAAGGAGCCAAAGTAACAACCTGCAAAGTCCTGCGCGTACGACGGAGCAGGATAAAGAACATTCCAAAAAGAATGGCGACAGACCGAGCGGGATGCTGAAAAGGTTAAACGAGGCAGTAACGGATATGAGACATAAAGATGTGAAGAAGGAAGCTTCCCACCAGATGACGCAGACCGATGCTAATCCTTCGAACATAAATGGAGATTCTCAAAAGCAGCTGGTTGGCCAGTATGAGCAGGCCCTCAAAGAAATAAACAAGCTGAGAGTACAGTGTAAGACTCTGGAGAAATTAAAATCTGAAAGCGGCACATGTACCACGCAGAAGGATGATGACAACAGCAGTAGCGAAGTGGATGAGATAGCTGTACAGCTTGACGGCGTGTTCCGACAACTGGATGCATGTTGCACTGAACGGGATCAGTATAAAAGTGAG ATTGAACagttaaaagaagaaaaaatacagTTGCGTTTTAAACATGAACAACTGGAGACAGAGGTTGGACAATTGAAATTAATGGTTGAAGAGATGACCAGAAAGGAAGGTGCATCAACTTATTCAATGATGGCAGATGCAAGCACGTCTGAAGATGAAAG CTTGAAACTAAGGACTTTACGAGTTAACGTTGCCCAGTTGCTGACCACATTGATGCCCGATTTGGATTTACAGCAAATAGACTACGACGTTGATGTGATTGATGAAATTTTAGGACAAGTgttggagcaagcacgtgaaaCGAGCCAGGGCACATGA
- the MORC3 gene encoding MORC family CW-type zinc finger protein 3 isoform X2, with product MNQDKLHKMLSFGFSNKVAVNGHVPVGLYGNGFKSGSMRLGRDTIVLTKNDSGMHVGMLSQSFLEKIGAEHVIVPIISFNKQRQLVKTADSEANLTAILENSLLTSEKELLVELDAIIGKKGTRIIIWHLRTDTRGCTEFDFEKEKYDIRIPDEPDETGKRGYKKQERVDQDAPDSDYSLRAYCSILYLKPRMQIIIRGQKVQTQLVSKSLAYIEKDVYRPKCLGSKTVKITFGYNCKNKDHYGMMMYHKNRLIKAYERVGCQQKANNMGLGVVGVIECNFLKPTHNKQNFDYTNDYRRTMTVLGQKLNDYFNEMKVKKNTDPQNLPVEDLKKNPDQNWVQCDSCLKWRKLPDGMGKLPTKWYCNMNADPQFRDCSVPEEPEDDDEITHSTYEKTYKKRKAEQHQPFEKPTILFTPPSKELQAMLRPPESFLKSYNIPNGSGTNFGKNSYDRSKRRLSNEQTHVAFKKPKFSESESIEVTDFNFGEEEDVIILEESSTPRNPRTEYDLENVKSERDSPLPMEISFDANEAADRATSGATAAVGTQTERRCLTVKKEEDTTNDSDWQENRLEASTYSNGIGGEARSQSNNLQSPARTTEQDKEHSKKNGDRPSGMLKRLNEAVTDMRHKDVKKEASHQMTQTDANPSNINGDSQKQLVGQYEQALKEINKLRVQCKTLEKLKSESGTCTTQKDDDNSSSEVDEIAVQLDGVFRQLDACCTERDQYKSEIEQLKEEKIQLRFKHEQLETEVGQLKLMVEEMTRKEGASTYSMMADASTSEDESLKLRTLRVNVAQLLTTLMPDLDLQQIDYDVDVIDEILGQVLEQARETSQGT from the exons ATGAATCAAGATAAACTGCATAAGATGCTCAG TTTTGGATTCAGTAATAAAGTTGCAGTGAACGGCCATGTTCCTGTTGGGCTTTACGGAAATGGATTTAAATCTGGATCAATGCGACTGGGGAGAGATACAATTGTGCTCACGAAAAATGACTCTGGCATGCATGTGGGTATGTTGTCTCAGTCCTTCCTGGAGAAAATCGGAGCAGAGCATGTCATCGTCCCAATAATATCATTCAACAAGCAAA GACAGTTGGTAAAGACGGCAGATTCAGAAGCTAATTTGACGGCAATTTTAGAAAACTCTCTGCTAACCAGTGAAAAAGAACTGTTGGTTGAACTTGATGCCATCATTGGCAAGAAAGGAACAAGAATAATTATCTGGCATTTACGAAC GGACACGCGTGGATGTACAGAATTTGATTTTGAGAAAGAGAAGTATGATATCCGAATTCCCGATGAGCCTGATGAAACTGGGAAGAGAGGATATAAAAAACAGGAAAGGGTTGACCAGGATGCACCCGACAGTGATTATTCACTGAGA gcTTACTGTAGCATTTTGTATTTAAAGCCCCGGATGCAGATTATTATAAGAGGACAAAAGGTTCAAACACAGCTTGTATCTAAAAGCCTTGCATATATTGAAAAAGATGTTTACAGACCCAAATGTTTGGGA TCTAAAACCGTGAAAATCACATTTGGATATAACTGTAAAAACAAAGATCATTACGGAATGATGATGTACCATAAAAACAGACTCATCAAGGCTTACGAACGAGTTGGCTGTCAGCAAAAG GCTAACAATATGGGACTTGGAGTTGTTGGAGTTATTGAGTGCAATTTTCTAAAGCCAACTCATAATAAGCAGAATTTTGATTATACAAATGATTACAG ACGTACCATGACTGTATTAGGACAAAAGCTTAATGATTATTTTAATGAAATGAAAGTAAAGAAAAATACAGACCCCCAAAACCTTCCTGTAGAAGATTTAAA AAAGAACCCCGACCAGAACTGGGTCCAGTGTGACAGTTGTCTAAAGTGGAGAAAGCTTCCGGATGGAATGGGAAAGCTGCCTACAAAGTGGTACTGTAACATGAACGCTGACCCACAATTcag AGATTGTTCAGTACCAGAAGAGCCAGAAGACGATGATGAAATTACACACTCCACATATGAGAAAACGTATAAGAAAAG AAAAGCTGAACAACATCAG CCCTTTGAAAAACCTACAATTCTCTTTACTCCCCCAAGTAAAGAATTGCAAGCAATGCTGAGGCCACCGGAGAGTTTTTTGAAGTCGTACAACATCCCGAATGGCTCGGGGACAAATTTTGGAAAGAACTCCTATGACAG AAGCAAACGTCGGCTTTCTAACGAGCAAACCCATGTAGCTTTTAAGAAGCCAAAGTTTAGTGAATCGGAGAGTATTGAGGTCACAGATTTTAATttcggggaggaggaggatgttATTATCCTTGAAGAGAGCAGCACACCCAGAAATCCCAGGACTGAGTACGACCTGGAGAACGTTAAAAGTGAAAGGGATAGTCCTCTTCCCATGGAGATTAGTTTTGATGCCAACGAGGCAGCTGATCGGGCGACTTCAGGAGCGACAGCTGCAGTCGGGACCCAAACCGAAAGGAGATGTTTAACTGTTAAAAAGGAAGAAGATACaactaatgacagtgactggCAAGAAAACCGGCTGGAGGCCAGTACTTACAGCAATGGAATAGGAGGAGAGGCAAGGAGCCAAAGTAACAACCTGCAAAGTCCTGCGCGTACGACGGAGCAGGATAAAGAACATTCCAAAAAGAATGGCGACAGACCGAGCGGGATGCTGAAAAGGTTAAACGAGGCAGTAACGGATATGAGACATAAAGATGTGAAGAAGGAAGCTTCCCACCAGATGACGCAGACCGATGCTAATCCTTCGAACATAAATGGAGATTCTCAAAAGCAGCTGGTTGGCCAGTATGAGCAGGCCCTCAAAGAAATAAACAAGCTGAGAGTACAGTGTAAGACTCTGGAGAAATTAAAATCTGAAAGCGGCACATGTACCACGCAGAAGGATGATGACAACAGCAGTAGCGAAGTGGATGAGATAGCTGTACAGCTTGACGGCGTGTTCCGACAACTGGATGCATGTTGCACTGAACGGGATCAGTATAAAAGTGAG ATTGAACagttaaaagaagaaaaaatacagTTGCGTTTTAAACATGAACAACTGGAGACAGAGGTTGGACAATTGAAATTAATGGTTGAAGAGATGACCAGAAAGGAAGGTGCATCAACTTATTCAATGATGGCAGATGCAAGCACGTCTGAAGATGAAAG CTTGAAACTAAGGACTTTACGAGTTAACGTTGCCCAGTTGCTGACCACATTGATGCCCGATTTGGATTTACAGCAAATAGACTACGACGTTGATGTGATTGATGAAATTTTAGGACAAGTgttggagcaagcacgtgaaaCGAGCCAGGGCACATGA
- the MORC3 gene encoding MORC family CW-type zinc finger protein 3 isoform X3 yields the protein MRLGRDTIVLTKNDSGMHVGMLSQSFLEKIGAEHVIVPIISFNKQRQLVKTADSEANLTAILENSLLTSEKELLVELDAIIGKKGTRIIIWHLRTDTRGCTEFDFEKEKYDIRIPDEPDETGKRGYKKQERVDQDAPDSDYSLRAYCSILYLKPRMQIIIRGQKVQTQLVSKSLAYIEKDVYRPKCLGSKTVKITFGYNCKNKDHYGMMMYHKNRLIKAYERVGCQQKANNMGLGVVGVIECNFLKPTHNKQNFDYTNDYRRTMTVLGQKLNDYFNEMKVKKNTDPQNLPVEDLKKNPDQNWVQCDSCLKWRKLPDGMGKLPTKWYCNMNADPQFRDCSVPEEPEDDDEITHSTYEKTYKKRKAEQHQPFEKPTILFTPPSKELQAMLRPPESFLKSYNIPNGSGTNFGKNSYDRSKRRLSNEQTHVAFKKPKFSESESIEVTDFNFGEEEDVIILEESSTPRNPRTEYDLENVKSERDSPLPMEISFDANEAADRATSGATAAVGTQTERRCLTVKKEEDTTNDSDWQENRLEASTYSNGIGGEARSQSNNLQSPARTTEQDKEHSKKNGDRPSGMLKRLNEAVTDMRHKDVKKEASHQMTQTDANPSNINGDSQKQLVGQYEQALKEINKLRVQCKTLEKLKSESGTCTTQKDDDNSSSEVDEIAVQLDGVFRQLDACCTERDQYKSEIEQLKEEKIQLRFKHEQLETEVGQLKLMVEEMTRKEGASTYSMMADASTSEDESLKLRTLRVNVAQLLTTLMPDLDLQQIDYDVDVIDEILGQVLEQARETSQGT from the exons ATGCGACTGGGGAGAGATACAATTGTGCTCACGAAAAATGACTCTGGCATGCATGTGGGTATGTTGTCTCAGTCCTTCCTGGAGAAAATCGGAGCAGAGCATGTCATCGTCCCAATAATATCATTCAACAAGCAAA GACAGTTGGTAAAGACGGCAGATTCAGAAGCTAATTTGACGGCAATTTTAGAAAACTCTCTGCTAACCAGTGAAAAAGAACTGTTGGTTGAACTTGATGCCATCATTGGCAAGAAAGGAACAAGAATAATTATCTGGCATTTACGAAC GGACACGCGTGGATGTACAGAATTTGATTTTGAGAAAGAGAAGTATGATATCCGAATTCCCGATGAGCCTGATGAAACTGGGAAGAGAGGATATAAAAAACAGGAAAGGGTTGACCAGGATGCACCCGACAGTGATTATTCACTGAGA gcTTACTGTAGCATTTTGTATTTAAAGCCCCGGATGCAGATTATTATAAGAGGACAAAAGGTTCAAACACAGCTTGTATCTAAAAGCCTTGCATATATTGAAAAAGATGTTTACAGACCCAAATGTTTGGGA TCTAAAACCGTGAAAATCACATTTGGATATAACTGTAAAAACAAAGATCATTACGGAATGATGATGTACCATAAAAACAGACTCATCAAGGCTTACGAACGAGTTGGCTGTCAGCAAAAG GCTAACAATATGGGACTTGGAGTTGTTGGAGTTATTGAGTGCAATTTTCTAAAGCCAACTCATAATAAGCAGAATTTTGATTATACAAATGATTACAG ACGTACCATGACTGTATTAGGACAAAAGCTTAATGATTATTTTAATGAAATGAAAGTAAAGAAAAATACAGACCCCCAAAACCTTCCTGTAGAAGATTTAAA AAAGAACCCCGACCAGAACTGGGTCCAGTGTGACAGTTGTCTAAAGTGGAGAAAGCTTCCGGATGGAATGGGAAAGCTGCCTACAAAGTGGTACTGTAACATGAACGCTGACCCACAATTcag AGATTGTTCAGTACCAGAAGAGCCAGAAGACGATGATGAAATTACACACTCCACATATGAGAAAACGTATAAGAAAAG AAAAGCTGAACAACATCAG CCCTTTGAAAAACCTACAATTCTCTTTACTCCCCCAAGTAAAGAATTGCAAGCAATGCTGAGGCCACCGGAGAGTTTTTTGAAGTCGTACAACATCCCGAATGGCTCGGGGACAAATTTTGGAAAGAACTCCTATGACAG AAGCAAACGTCGGCTTTCTAACGAGCAAACCCATGTAGCTTTTAAGAAGCCAAAGTTTAGTGAATCGGAGAGTATTGAGGTCACAGATTTTAATttcggggaggaggaggatgttATTATCCTTGAAGAGAGCAGCACACCCAGAAATCCCAGGACTGAGTACGACCTGGAGAACGTTAAAAGTGAAAGGGATAGTCCTCTTCCCATGGAGATTAGTTTTGATGCCAACGAGGCAGCTGATCGGGCGACTTCAGGAGCGACAGCTGCAGTCGGGACCCAAACCGAAAGGAGATGTTTAACTGTTAAAAAGGAAGAAGATACaactaatgacagtgactggCAAGAAAACCGGCTGGAGGCCAGTACTTACAGCAATGGAATAGGAGGAGAGGCAAGGAGCCAAAGTAACAACCTGCAAAGTCCTGCGCGTACGACGGAGCAGGATAAAGAACATTCCAAAAAGAATGGCGACAGACCGAGCGGGATGCTGAAAAGGTTAAACGAGGCAGTAACGGATATGAGACATAAAGATGTGAAGAAGGAAGCTTCCCACCAGATGACGCAGACCGATGCTAATCCTTCGAACATAAATGGAGATTCTCAAAAGCAGCTGGTTGGCCAGTATGAGCAGGCCCTCAAAGAAATAAACAAGCTGAGAGTACAGTGTAAGACTCTGGAGAAATTAAAATCTGAAAGCGGCACATGTACCACGCAGAAGGATGATGACAACAGCAGTAGCGAAGTGGATGAGATAGCTGTACAGCTTGACGGCGTGTTCCGACAACTGGATGCATGTTGCACTGAACGGGATCAGTATAAAAGTGAG ATTGAACagttaaaagaagaaaaaatacagTTGCGTTTTAAACATGAACAACTGGAGACAGAGGTTGGACAATTGAAATTAATGGTTGAAGAGATGACCAGAAAGGAAGGTGCATCAACTTATTCAATGATGGCAGATGCAAGCACGTCTGAAGATGAAAG CTTGAAACTAAGGACTTTACGAGTTAACGTTGCCCAGTTGCTGACCACATTGATGCCCGATTTGGATTTACAGCAAATAGACTACGACGTTGATGTGATTGATGAAATTTTAGGACAAGTgttggagcaagcacgtgaaaCGAGCCAGGGCACATGA